TAGCTGGCACAATCTCTTTGTTACGAGTCATAGGACTTACTCCCTGAAAAGGAATCTAAAATGCTTAGAGTAGGGATCATTTCAAACCCTTTTGCAAAAATCATAAAACTCAATCCTGAATACAACACTCGACTTTGGTATGCATTAGCAAACAATGGTCTATTAGAGGTCACTCGCTCTAAAGAACAATTAGAGCAAGTTTGCCAAGAGTTTAGCGAACGAAAAATAAACCTTGTGGGAATCGTTGGCGGTGATGGTAGTATAAGTTTGGCTCTTAGCGCTTTATACAAAGCATATGGTCCTTCTAAACTTCCAAAAATTCTTTTACTCAAAGGCGGGACAATCAACTTTTTAGCAAAAAATCTTGGCATAAAACCTGAGGCTCAAATATGTTTAGAAGATTCTTTAAATCTCATCAATAGAAAACGATCCATGAATGAAATTATTCTGAGTACCTTGCATGTCAATGGCCGTTTGGGATTTATATTTGCAAATGGAATAGCCACAACTTTTCTCGAAGAATTTTACAAAGACAAAAACAGTACTTTTGGTGCAGCAATAAAAGTTCTAGGTTACCTCACCGACGGCGCCACAAAAGGTAAATTCAATGGATCGTTTTCTCGTCTTGTAAAACAGCAAAAAATGGAAATTCAAACATTTCCTGCGTCAATATGGCAATCTAGTACCAATCATTTTAAAATTCCAGAAGAATTTAGTATTGTTCTCGCTTCGACTGTAAAAAATTTACCCCTAACCTCCGGTTTTTTTAGGAAAGTTGTCTATGGCGACAAGAGTGCAGAAATGATAGCAGTTTCAGAAAAAGGCAAAAACTTAGTCAAAGGGGTCTGCAAATCATTACTAGGAGGCAATATCTATTCATTTCCAAAGGTCAATTCCACTAAATTTCAAAAAGCTAGTATTACTTGCAAAGAAAATAGCCTTTATTCCTTAGATGGTGATCTTATTTACTCTAAAGATAGCGTAATTAACATTGAAATAGGACCAAACTTTGTGTTTTGCTCTCCTTACGATATAGCTAAATAGATATATTTAGCTACAAAGGATTTTTATGACTGTGAGAGAAAAGAAAGAAAAAGAAGATAATAAAAATTCTGATTCTAAACGCAGTTTCACCGTAAGAGAAATGGAAATCCAAGACCTAGCAGATGCTTATAACTTAGGGGAAACATGTTTTCGCGCAGACTTATGGCCAATGCTTTATCGGGGTTGGGACGAATATGAAGTCACAAGTATGTTCAATACCGACGGAGATTACTGCCTTGTAGCCGAAAACGATGAATTTCAAAAAGGCATAGACCCAGATGATGAACGAATTGTAGGGTTCGTTCTTGGCACAGTTATGTCAAAACCCGGTACAGCATGGAGTTATGGCTATATCGTCTGGCTTTGCGCGCACCCCAACTGGCAACGCGAAGGAGTTGCTAGCAAGCTAATTGACAAAGTTGTAGAAGCCTTTGTAGAAAACGAAGGTGTACGCATTATTATGGCCGATACAGACCCTAGTAATAATAGAGCGGTACATTTTTTTAAGAAAAAAGGTTTCGATCAAGAACATCAGCATGTATTTTTAACTTCAAATATTGAAAATAATCCTTTGTATTCTAATCTACTTCACAAGTCGAGAGCAGCTGCACTTGAAGAACAATACTTAAAAAAAATTAGACGACTGGCAATAGGTTCATCAAGTATCGCGGCAGTTAAAAATTTAAAAAGAAAAAATATCAACAGTAAAAATGATAAAGGGAAAAATAATATTGCCAAGAAAAAATCTAAAAAAAAGAAAAAATCTAAAAAAAAGAAATAAAATAAATTCAAGTTTATATATACGTTAAAAAGGACTACTAAGTAAAATGTTTACTCAACTAGCAAGCCAATTCAATCTCTCATCGCTTAACAAAGCTCAAAATGAAGCATGCACCCACAAACTAGGCCCTGCAGTTGTGTACGCAGGTGCAGGAAGCGGCAAAACTAAAGTAATTTGCTCAAGAATATCTTGGCTCATCACTGCCGAAGGAGTTCCTGCATCCAGTATTTTAGCGGTAACATTTACTAACAAAGCAGCTAACGAAATGAAAGAAAGAATTGAAAGCTACATAGGAGCACATAAAGCAAAACATGTTATCATCTCTACGTTTCATTCTTTTTGCGCAAAATTTTTAAGAATATATTGCCATGAAGCAGGTTATAATCCAGGATTTTCAATTTATGATGATGGTGAGCAAAAAAGCTTACTTAAAGACATATTAAAACAACTTAACGTTCCCGATAAATTACTTTCAGTAAGCACAGTAAAGTCTAAAATTGATAAAATTAAAAATCGGGGACTTACTCCTGAAGAATATCTTGATGAAATAAAAAATAATCAAGACTTAACAAATAAAGAAATAAAAAACCAATTTAGAAATTATGGTGAACAATACGATCCTGAGCTAATTCAAAAAGTATATGAAATGTATCAACAATCATTAAAACAACAAAATGCTATGGATTTTAATGACCTGTTACTAATTATGTATCGTTTACTTAAAGATGTTCCAAAAGTTCTTGAATCATTACAAAATAGATTTTCATATTTTTTAATTGACGAATTTCAAGATACAAACCCTATTCAATTTAAGCTCATTCAAATTTTAAGCCAAAAATCAAGAAATTTATTTATTGTAGGTGATGATGATCAAAGTATTTATTCTTGGAGAGGAGCAGAGCCTGATTTTATTTT
This region of Spirobacillus cienkowskii genomic DNA includes:
- a CDS encoding diacylglycerol kinase family protein, which encodes MLRVGIISNPFAKIIKLNPEYNTRLWYALANNGLLEVTRSKEQLEQVCQEFSERKINLVGIVGGDGSISLALSALYKAYGPSKLPKILLLKGGTINFLAKNLGIKPEAQICLEDSLNLINRKRSMNEIILSTLHVNGRLGFIFANGIATTFLEEFYKDKNSTFGAAIKVLGYLTDGATKGKFNGSFSRLVKQQKMEIQTFPASIWQSSTNHFKIPEEFSIVLASTVKNLPLTSGFFRKVVYGDKSAEMIAVSEKGKNLVKGVCKSLLGGNIYSFPKVNSTKFQKASITCKENSLYSLDGDLIYSKDSVINIEIGPNFVFCSPYDIAK
- a CDS encoding N-acetyltransferase, whose product is MREKKEKEDNKNSDSKRSFTVREMEIQDLADAYNLGETCFRADLWPMLYRGWDEYEVTSMFNTDGDYCLVAENDEFQKGIDPDDERIVGFVLGTVMSKPGTAWSYGYIVWLCAHPNWQREGVASKLIDKVVEAFVENEGVRIIMADTDPSNNRAVHFFKKKGFDQEHQHVFLTSNIENNPLYSNLLHKSRAAALEEQYLKKIRRLAIGSSSIAAVKNLKRKNINSKNDKGKNNIAKKKSKKKKKSKKKK